A portion of the Phycisphaerales bacterium AB-hyl4 genome contains these proteins:
- a CDS encoding exosortase/archaeosortase family protein — MSLRETPWGWGRLLGALALAALAVWLTRDAWQAITHYALNDEESSHVLLVAVIAPWLFWVRRHRMAACRRRGFWVGPTIVAVGWACFLIGYDYRFDVLWHAGSVMLVAGAALTFLGRDVLLRFLPAFGALAFLLPVPGRIRTGIGIPLQNVMAQLAESLGQLLGMGISRSGNVLIVNGQWIEVAEACNGMRMFFTFWVVSYTLAFVMPWRLSIRVLLLLATPVLALVTNLARIVPTVWLYGHASEEVASGFHDMAGWLMIVASFLALLGLLRLLEWGGLRVHREAGEGDDAGSGEGAAGSKAVAWRGMRSLRWVTPVVTVLLLSGLAYSQHTRGVPADADWFHQTLREEAREMPYLINDWYGRDAEVPAAAQVILQPNILISRRYENLTTRQSAHFVLVQSRDARHMAHHYPPVCYPSAGWQSMWAEPRDWQLGAGVMPVTEYGFLEETFDRSRRIVVANCMIVPETGWDRDMTPIYAHARDPVRRHYGAAQVQMVFDAEMPEHERQAIFEMFVEENLELLERIAGGVAVAREQ, encoded by the coding sequence GTGAGTCTGAGAGAGACGCCTTGGGGGTGGGGGCGGTTGCTTGGTGCGCTGGCGTTGGCGGCGTTGGCGGTGTGGCTGACGCGCGACGCGTGGCAGGCGATTACGCATTACGCGCTCAACGACGAGGAGTCGAGCCACGTTCTGCTCGTGGCGGTGATTGCGCCGTGGCTGTTCTGGGTGCGTCGGCACCGAATGGCGGCGTGTCGGCGGCGCGGGTTCTGGGTCGGGCCGACGATTGTCGCGGTGGGGTGGGCGTGTTTTCTTATTGGCTACGACTATCGCTTCGACGTGCTATGGCATGCGGGGAGCGTGATGTTGGTGGCCGGCGCGGCGCTGACGTTTCTGGGGCGGGATGTGCTTTTACGGTTTTTGCCAGCGTTCGGTGCGCTGGCGTTCCTGCTGCCCGTACCGGGTCGTATCCGCACGGGGATTGGTATTCCGTTGCAGAATGTGATGGCCCAGTTGGCCGAGTCGCTGGGGCAACTGCTGGGGATGGGCATCAGTCGATCGGGCAACGTGTTGATCGTCAACGGCCAGTGGATTGAAGTGGCCGAGGCGTGTAACGGGATGCGGATGTTTTTCACCTTCTGGGTTGTCAGCTATACGCTGGCGTTTGTGATGCCCTGGCGGTTGAGCATTCGGGTGTTGTTGCTGCTGGCGACGCCGGTGCTGGCGCTGGTGACGAACCTGGCGCGGATTGTGCCGACGGTCTGGCTGTACGGGCACGCCAGCGAGGAGGTCGCGTCGGGGTTTCACGATATGGCAGGCTGGCTGATGATCGTCGCCAGTTTCCTCGCGCTGCTGGGCCTTCTCCGCTTGTTGGAGTGGGGGGGGCTGCGTGTGCATCGCGAGGCGGGTGAGGGCGATGATGCAGGCAGCGGCGAGGGGGCCGCTGGCAGCAAGGCGGTCGCGTGGCGGGGCATGCGAAGCTTGCGCTGGGTCACGCCGGTGGTGACAGTGCTGCTGTTGTCGGGGCTTGCTTACAGTCAACACACACGCGGTGTGCCGGCGGATGCGGACTGGTTCCACCAGACGCTGCGCGAAGAGGCGCGCGAGATGCCATACCTGATCAATGACTGGTACGGCCGGGACGCCGAGGTGCCCGCGGCAGCGCAGGTCATTCTTCAGCCGAACATTCTGATCAGTCGGCGATATGAGAACCTGACCACGCGACAGTCGGCGCATTTCGTGCTCGTGCAGTCGCGGGACGCGAGGCATATGGCGCACCACTATCCGCCGGTGTGTTATCCGTCGGCCGGGTGGCAGTCGATGTGGGCCGAGCCGCGGGACTGGCAGCTGGGTGCAGGCGTGATGCCTGTGACGGAGTATGGCTTCCTCGAAGAGACATTCGACCGCTCGCGGCGGATTGTGGTTGCCAACTGCATGATTGTGCCCGAGACTGGATGGGACCGGGACATGACCCCGATTTATGCCCATGCCCGCGATCCGGTGCGCCGACACTACGGCGCGGCGCAGGTGCAGATGGTTTTTGATGCGGAGATGCCCGAGCACGAACGCCAGGCGATCTTTGAGATGTTTGTAGAAGAGAACCTTGAGTTGCTGGAGCGGATCGCCGGTGGCGTCGCCGTTGCGAGGGAGCAGTAG
- a CDS encoding tetratricopeptide repeat protein, translating to MNTMQPRTHRRLWWLAGVTCLLTALIVVGLLVRVHQVRVQTQADRQDGLQAVESGEYERGLGLLGSYLNQKPNDVEALYGFARARREVEQPRREHLAAAATVLERVVRLDPDHDSAARELADLYLVGGRYDQAVEAADRVLDRKPGDEAALRVRMMALRQLDRNDAAIATARSAVEANPDELSWQLLLLDLYGEANRPGEALEHARSWHARNEGDAQSLLVLAAAHYLAGETDESLARLEEAAASPASDASFVRELARRFDALGEHQRATELIEHAVMEDEPESETVQLYARRLWHGGDAVGVLAILDDHAQLEPGDNIELAAIEVQAALLLDERERAADRINALRTVDEPLARAWSALLEVIAEPGPMDSLRVIDYASEVLAETPTNPEALLLLGDAYALSDEPYAAISAWSSAAERAPAWAEPLLRASELARTHPHAGRALALAREARRRAPEQVEARAAVVLALAERPHITDRETRQLLEAVRELQAEHRFEPGTLPLYVALLFDAGEPDQAEAVVRDVLESEPTLDERVWLRLAASTQLNDDALADDVLAKGIAVHGPTPKLALARALHEADRHDDDSAEQVFDRLREAADVDEGDAQWMLARAQYLERRGDANAQAVWFELLDRHADDLLVQLAAVRAASVKADRSQHRRAIDRIEELTQRRGYTWRVAYARWMADHPNPTPTRLVEALQRATTVLDRVPDHVEARLIAAACLHQLDNHDAAMEHLRAAQQRRPHDPEVNVQLAAMLLDRGDFPAARRPLEQFATYAALEAGQPWRIALRHDPTDPPRTFDAFVSSDVVKARQYWQAGDLAQARAMLERMFESEADEQATWSLPTLMLSADFFAGVGDWERAEAVASRVSGGHDLPEGSAALLLAELHHLHTGPEAAAERYEALTASMSENAFAWRERIGLAVAEGRISEALTLLGQAEAAGSDDVMWSAIREAERALRVVEIEPDLRALGVAIVREAEHRELAQSVLELIATAYIQPSERETLVSRLRTLAGQNPSLLALQTTVIRLLTLTGDQEQAIQWARRTMRQFPGEREPAELATRLVQASGAWDSLIDVAHERNRLEPSWAMEGNVLLAATYVRADRPAEAVAQLRPHVESLQSEPEQNFDVLATYLHALVAAGGVDEAAGVMRPWLSASAQWRQAWRWMAGLVVDDGEAAAMWLEEVAGYTPADAFSEQLDLIQQWRLLGRRFDRPNYQATADDRLAALAQHAEAPAEVHFQHGERAESEGDFEQAERRFRRAIEVDEDHTRAGYRLARLLANENRSLDEALGYARQAAEQQPNVAEHLDLHASIAVRAGEHDEAIAVVEQLRARGGVNQLHWQLTHAWVLVEAGEMDQARRVFTPIAAQLPAMQPLPDIMGDRLARIQEALPEFADVQSDALPTLQE from the coding sequence ATGAACACGATGCAACCGAGAACGCACCGGCGCTTGTGGTGGCTGGCGGGCGTGACTTGCCTGTTGACCGCATTGATTGTCGTTGGCTTGCTCGTTCGCGTGCATCAGGTGCGCGTGCAGACGCAGGCGGACCGGCAAGACGGCTTACAGGCGGTCGAGTCGGGCGAATACGAACGTGGGCTCGGTCTGCTCGGGTCGTACCTCAACCAGAAGCCGAACGATGTTGAAGCGTTGTACGGCTTCGCCCGTGCTCGGCGTGAAGTCGAGCAGCCGCGGCGTGAGCACCTTGCCGCGGCTGCAACGGTGCTCGAACGAGTCGTCCGACTGGACCCGGATCATGATAGTGCTGCGCGCGAGCTTGCGGATCTTTATCTCGTTGGCGGCCGATATGATCAGGCGGTTGAAGCGGCGGACCGCGTGCTTGATCGCAAGCCGGGGGATGAGGCAGCGCTGCGGGTGCGGATGATGGCGTTGCGCCAGCTTGATCGCAATGACGCGGCGATCGCCACGGCTCGTAGCGCGGTTGAGGCGAACCCTGACGAGCTGAGCTGGCAGTTGTTGTTGCTGGATCTCTACGGCGAAGCCAATCGGCCGGGCGAGGCGCTTGAGCATGCACGCAGTTGGCATGCTCGTAACGAAGGCGACGCTCAATCGCTGCTTGTGCTAGCTGCGGCGCATTACCTGGCCGGCGAGACCGACGAATCGCTGGCTCGGCTGGAGGAGGCGGCGGCAAGCCCGGCGTCTGATGCGAGCTTTGTCCGCGAACTGGCCAGGCGTTTCGATGCGTTGGGGGAGCACCAGCGTGCGACGGAACTCATCGAACATGCGGTGATGGAGGACGAGCCTGAGTCTGAGACCGTTCAGCTGTATGCCCGCCGGCTGTGGCATGGGGGCGACGCCGTGGGCGTGCTCGCTATCCTCGATGACCATGCACAACTCGAGCCCGGCGACAACATCGAGTTGGCTGCGATTGAAGTGCAGGCTGCATTGTTGCTTGACGAGCGAGAGCGTGCCGCCGATCGGATCAATGCTTTGCGCACAGTTGACGAGCCTTTGGCGCGTGCATGGTCGGCGTTGCTCGAAGTGATTGCCGAACCGGGGCCGATGGATTCGCTTCGGGTGATCGATTATGCAAGCGAGGTGCTCGCCGAGACGCCGACGAATCCGGAGGCGCTGTTGCTGCTTGGTGATGCGTATGCGTTGAGTGATGAGCCTTATGCGGCGATCTCCGCGTGGTCGAGCGCGGCGGAGCGTGCGCCGGCGTGGGCGGAGCCTTTGCTGCGTGCTTCGGAGCTGGCGCGGACGCATCCTCATGCGGGGCGTGCGCTGGCATTGGCGCGTGAAGCGCGCCGGCGTGCGCCGGAGCAGGTTGAGGCCAGGGCCGCGGTGGTGCTTGCTCTGGCGGAACGGCCACACATTACCGATCGCGAGACGCGTCAGTTGCTTGAAGCCGTGCGCGAGCTTCAGGCCGAGCATCGTTTCGAGCCGGGCACGTTGCCGTTGTATGTTGCATTGCTGTTCGACGCCGGGGAGCCTGATCAGGCTGAGGCGGTTGTTCGCGATGTGCTCGAAAGCGAACCGACGCTGGACGAGCGGGTGTGGCTGCGCCTCGCCGCGTCGACGCAATTGAACGACGATGCGCTTGCCGACGACGTGCTGGCCAAGGGGATTGCGGTGCATGGCCCGACGCCGAAGCTTGCGCTCGCGCGGGCGTTGCACGAAGCGGATCGCCATGATGATGACTCGGCAGAGCAGGTATTTGATCGCCTTCGCGAAGCGGCGGATGTGGACGAAGGCGACGCTCAATGGATGCTGGCACGAGCGCAGTATCTCGAGCGGCGTGGCGACGCGAATGCCCAAGCGGTCTGGTTCGAGTTGCTTGATCGACATGCGGACGACCTTTTGGTGCAACTGGCAGCGGTGCGGGCGGCGTCGGTGAAGGCGGATCGCAGCCAGCATCGCCGAGCGATTGATCGGATTGAAGAGCTGACGCAGCGGCGTGGTTATACGTGGCGTGTGGCGTATGCGCGTTGGATGGCGGACCATCCCAACCCGACGCCGACGCGGTTGGTGGAGGCGTTGCAGCGTGCGACGACGGTGCTTGATCGTGTACCAGATCACGTTGAAGCGAGGTTGATCGCGGCGGCTTGCCTGCATCAGCTTGATAACCATGATGCTGCGATGGAGCATCTGCGTGCGGCGCAGCAGCGTCGGCCACACGATCCGGAAGTGAACGTGCAACTGGCGGCGATGTTGCTTGATCGGGGCGACTTCCCGGCGGCGCGTCGGCCGCTGGAGCAGTTCGCGACCTATGCGGCGTTGGAGGCAGGGCAGCCGTGGCGTATTGCACTGCGGCATGATCCGACCGATCCGCCGCGGACGTTTGACGCGTTCGTGTCATCGGATGTGGTGAAGGCGAGGCAGTACTGGCAGGCCGGTGATCTCGCGCAGGCTCGCGCGATGCTCGAACGAATGTTTGAATCTGAAGCAGACGAGCAAGCGACGTGGAGCTTGCCGACGCTGATGCTGTCGGCTGACTTTTTCGCAGGCGTTGGCGATTGGGAGCGAGCCGAGGCAGTTGCGTCGCGTGTGTCGGGGGGGCATGATCTGCCCGAGGGATCGGCGGCGTTGCTGCTGGCGGAATTGCACCATCTTCACACGGGGCCGGAGGCGGCGGCGGAGCGTTATGAAGCGTTGACGGCGTCGATGTCGGAGAATGCATTTGCGTGGCGTGAGCGGATCGGCCTTGCGGTCGCGGAAGGGCGCATCAGCGAAGCGTTGACGTTGCTTGGCCAGGCGGAGGCGGCGGGCTCGGATGATGTGATGTGGTCGGCGATACGTGAGGCCGAGCGGGCGTTGCGCGTGGTGGAGATTGAGCCGGACCTGCGTGCGTTGGGTGTCGCGATCGTGCGGGAGGCGGAGCATCGAGAGTTGGCTCAGAGTGTGTTGGAACTGATTGCCACGGCTTACATCCAGCCGAGCGAGCGCGAGACACTGGTGTCGCGATTGCGAACGTTGGCCGGGCAGAACCCAAGTCTGCTGGCGTTGCAGACCACGGTGATTCGCTTGCTCACACTCACCGGCGACCAGGAACAGGCGATTCAGTGGGCTCGGCGGACAATGCGGCAGTTCCCAGGCGAGCGTGAGCCTGCCGAGTTGGCAACGCGGTTGGTTCAGGCGAGTGGAGCGTGGGATTCGCTTATTGACGTGGCCCATGAGCGCAACCGATTGGAGCCGAGTTGGGCGATGGAAGGTAACGTCTTGCTCGCGGCTACCTATGTACGAGCAGATCGCCCGGCCGAGGCTGTGGCGCAACTTCGGCCGCATGTCGAATCGCTGCAATCGGAACCCGAGCAAAACTTCGACGTACTGGCAACCTACCTGCACGCTTTGGTGGCCGCTGGCGGGGTGGATGAGGCGGCGGGGGTGATGCGGCCGTGGCTGAGTGCGTCGGCGCAGTGGCGGCAGGCGTGGCGCTGGATGGCCGGGCTCGTGGTGGATGATGGTGAGGCGGCAGCGATGTGGCTGGAAGAGGTCGCCGGCTACACGCCGGCTGATGCGTTCAGCGAGCAGTTGGATTTGATTCAACAGTGGCGGCTGCTCGGCCGACGCTTCGATCGACCGAACTATCAGGCGACGGCGGATGATCGGCTGGCGGCGTTGGCGCAACATGCCGAGGCGCCGGCGGAAGTGCACTTTCAGCACGGCGAACGTGCCGAAAGTGAAGGCGATTTTGAGCAGGCCGAGCGACGCTTCCGCCGGGCGATTGAGGTGGATGAAGACCACACGCGGGCGGGCTATCGACTTGCGCGCTTGCTCGCGAATGAAAACCGTTCGCTGGATGAAGCGCTCGGCTATGCTCGGCAGGCGGCCGAGCAACAGCCTAACGTGGCCGAGCATTTGGACTTGCACGCGTCGATCGCCGTTCGCGCCGGTGAGCACGACGAAGCCATCGCGGTTGTTGAGCAACTGCGAGCGCGAGGCGGCGTGAATCAGCTACACTGGCAGTTGACACACGCTTGGGTGCTTGTAGAGGCGGGCGAGATGGATCAGGCCCGTCGAGTCTTCACACCGATCGCGGCGCAGTTGCCCGCCATGCAGCCGCTACCTGATATCATGGGCGATCGGCTGGCACGGATTCAGGAGGCTTTGCCTGAGTTTGCCGACGTCCAGTCAGATGCGCTGCCCACATTACAGGAGTAA
- a CDS encoding glycosyltransferase, whose translation MDASSRILVFGEGISFAHVSRAFMIAQTLQSRGATVRFVSSPRYAEWATQRGLDARPAYTPDAEKVYSRLRAMRAMYTRREIEQSVRADLAEIEAFQPTVLVGDCRNSLRISSELSNIPYVAISNANCTPWFAGTINAPAALPLNRIVGKPRVDRYVMPWLGGPIQSLACRAMNQPFAQAQRTFGATRPCRDFRVMFTSDDLHLLADLPQFQPTKNRPAHAQYIGPLFWGDDTEHKSATEQLLDQIDPAKPLVYLSMGSSGLHALLESTAPVLARLPYQFVVTTAGAAAFSQPADNIHALPFASAPQVLTRAAAVVCHGGNGTVYQALSHAVPVIAIPSFFDQEIQADQLTHHQLGLRLEPGEAADQLATALDTVIAQPTYRDRLPEWRSWMQQWNAESNAADAIEQFIAPASPATPTATTSVPLTSA comes from the coding sequence ATGGACGCATCATCACGGATCCTCGTGTTCGGCGAAGGCATCTCGTTTGCCCATGTCAGCCGGGCGTTCATGATCGCTCAAACGCTTCAGTCACGTGGGGCGACCGTGCGATTCGTCTCATCGCCACGGTATGCCGAGTGGGCTACCCAACGCGGCCTGGACGCTCGACCAGCCTACACACCCGACGCCGAGAAGGTCTACAGCCGACTACGCGCCATGCGCGCGATGTACACCCGCCGTGAGATCGAGCAAAGCGTCCGCGCGGATCTCGCCGAGATCGAAGCTTTTCAGCCAACCGTGCTCGTGGGCGACTGCCGTAACAGCCTGCGGATCAGCAGCGAACTCAGCAACATCCCCTACGTTGCGATCAGCAATGCCAATTGCACCCCCTGGTTTGCCGGCACGATCAACGCGCCGGCCGCCTTGCCGCTGAATCGCATCGTCGGCAAACCGCGCGTCGACCGCTACGTCATGCCCTGGCTGGGCGGGCCGATTCAGTCACTGGCCTGTCGAGCAATGAACCAGCCGTTCGCCCAGGCGCAGCGGACTTTCGGAGCGACTCGGCCATGCCGTGACTTCCGTGTCATGTTCACGTCCGACGACCTTCACCTGCTGGCTGACCTGCCCCAGTTTCAACCCACCAAAAATCGGCCGGCCCATGCCCAATACATCGGTCCGCTGTTTTGGGGTGACGACACCGAACACAAGTCGGCCACGGAGCAACTGCTAGATCAGATCGACCCGGCCAAGCCGCTGGTTTACCTGTCGATGGGCAGTTCGGGGCTGCATGCATTGCTCGAATCGACCGCGCCTGTGCTCGCCCGATTGCCGTACCAATTCGTCGTCACGACAGCCGGAGCCGCAGCGTTTTCGCAGCCTGCCGACAACATTCACGCCCTGCCGTTTGCCAGTGCGCCGCAAGTGCTCACGCGTGCCGCGGCCGTGGTCTGCCACGGCGGAAACGGCACGGTGTATCAGGCACTGAGCCACGCCGTGCCGGTGATCGCCATTCCAAGTTTCTTTGATCAGGAAATCCAGGCCGACCAGCTCACCCACCACCAACTGGGACTTCGGCTTGAGCCCGGCGAGGCGGCGGATCAGCTCGCCACGGCATTAGACACCGTTATCGCCCAACCTACCTACCGCGATCGTCTACCGGAGTGGCGAAGCTGGATGCAGCAGTGGAATGCCGAAAGCAATGCGGCGGACGCTATCGAACAATTCATCGCACCGGCATCGCCTGCGACGCCAACCGCCACCACTTCCGTGCCCTTGACGTCGGCGTAA